Proteins encoded in a region of the Carassius carassius chromosome 49, fCarCar2.1, whole genome shotgun sequence genome:
- the LOC132132691 gene encoding protein cornichon homolog 2, with the protein MAFTFAAFCYMLTLVLCAALIFFVIWQIIAFDELRTDFKNPIDQSNPTRARERILNIERICNLLRRLVVPEYSIHGLFCLMFMCAGEWVTLGLNIPLLLYHLWRFFHRPADGSEVMYDPVSVMNADILNYCQKESWCKLGFYLLSFFYYLYSMVYALVSF; encoded by the exons ATGGCCTTCACCTTTGCGGCCTTTTGCTACATGTTAACACTCGTATTGTGTGCTGCCCTCATCTTCTTCGTCATCTGGCAG ATTATTGCTTTTGATGAGCTGCGTACAGACTTCAAAAATCCCATCGATCAGAGCAACCCCACCAGAGCG AGGGAAAGAATATTGAACATCGAAAGAATCTGCAACCTCCTTCGAAGG CTGGTGGTTCCAGAGTATTCCATCCACGGGCTGTTCTGTCTGATGTTCATGTGTGCAGGGGAGTGGGTAACGCTGGGCCTTAACATCCCCCTGCTCCTCTATCACCTCTGGAG GTTTTTCCACCGTCCTGCAGATGGGTCTGAGGTTATGTATGATCCAGTGAGTGTGATGAATGCAGATATTCTGAATTACTGCCAAAAGGAGTCCTGGTGCAAGCTAGGCTTCTACCTTCTGTCCTTTTTCTACTATCTGTACAG